From the genome of Tachypleus tridentatus isolate NWPU-2018 chromosome 6, ASM421037v1, whole genome shotgun sequence:
GTTTCAGCAATGAGCTTGAAGGTTTATAATGCAAGAGTTTGTGGCTCAGTCCAACAGATAGTCCATAGTGTTGATTTGTGCTAAGTCTAAAACAAATGGTCTTTCTTTGATATATTTGACTTCTGAGAGCCCACTTGTCTTTTGTcggactgaaagaaaaaaaaatgaaaaatgttcaaataaatttgttataaaatataattcaagttACTTACCCTTAGATGTCTCTGGCAAGTTTCAGTGAATCAGCACTGAAATTGTGTTTCTCTCTTCAAGGTTATTTCGTGGCAGACACTTGACATGTCATCGCAGGCATTAAATTGTCCTGTATAGTTTAATGTGTGTCTGTTTTTCACAGATCAGCCATTTGATGAACTACCAGTGAGAACTGATGATAGAATACAAACAGTTGAGGACTCTTGGACACAAGGGGTACTGAAATGTCTTCTTTGTATTTGTCAGTGTTTTAAGGAAatccagttttttttaaattttatatgaaataaacagaattaaacaatttttttagtttaattgaCTTAAGATTAATTATGCAACATAATGTTCAGACCTtttattattcccatacaactaACCTGTTCGTCTTTTTTGcatatttatgatataattttgtttctggTTTCTGTATGGAAATACTACATGTTTTAAAGttgaaacaaacaagttaaatttttattatctttgaaaCCCAAAGAGTGAATgttgttaacatttttaacacagatattagtgttattgttgttaaagaTATTGAGACCACATaccatattaaaatatcatttctcaaatatttattaacagtatgaattttattaaatgaaaataaaaaccacAGTTCTGTGACACTTTTATAATGATGGGTTTCACTATTATGTAGTTTTAGGCATATTCTATTcttttgcaaaattattttattaacttaattgGTCAGTATGTTTAATAgatgcattttaattatttttttttttattttattgtatgttatcGAATTTATTTTGCTTTGCTGGTTTATTAAATGGATTTACAACTAACTTAAACCTAAATTAGCCAAACCTTATGAGATACTAATGAGTTTACAGCCAAAAGTCTCacaaacaatgcattctaattttTATAGGTAAAAATGTACagatgtatatttaattagctatactaaaTAACTGGActgattttgtttagttttaatttatgtttgtaattacaAGTTGTCTAATCAGCTccacatattttttctttcaggaaGGTGAATGTTCTTCTGACGATGAGCCGGACTTCTGGGTTGTAAGTAAGAATTCTGTGAGTGATGTGAAAACATGTCAACGTGtttgtttattcaaaagaaataaagatttataattattgtattttgtagtCATTTACTGTTTAATCACAagacttaaaaataaaagtagcttATGTAGAGTTTTCTATTAAACCTTATAAAGTCTTAATCTGTATCTACTAATCAGACCcgtacttaatttttattaagcTTATTGttgtaacagaaataaacagAAGATTACTCAATTTCATGTAAGATGTGAATCCTCACTGGTTGTCTGTGGtataaaaacaaatcagaaattTGAGGATTTTTAACTATTAGGACAAAACAACCTTGTTTGGCTCATGATTTTTGTAAACAGCATCATTGGATACAtcttttacagttgtttttttgtgtttgaaaatgaaaatatacttatataccaactagaggtataatatatataccaaaagTAAACTTTTCCCCTATTTTcaaatgaattttattattttaacactatacGTACAAAACGTTCCATTGTTTATGAGGCCAGTATAAACATTTTCTCTTGGTcgtaactattttttaaaatgcaaatatttattCTTGCTGCTTTATTAAGACTTTCCTTTTGTACTTACCATAACTGTCTATCCAGAGGTTCCATCGAAATACTCCATGGTTCACTCGTCAGCTGTCACCTATTTTCTCTCACGGTTTTCGGACTCATATGGATCCACTACTAGAGGAATATAAAGAAGTGTTTTCTGATGGTGAGTCCAGCACAGACTCGGGAGTTGATGTCTCCACCTGGTCGTATTGCTTTCCGATCCACAAGGGACCTCAAACTCTAGTATCTAGTTATAAACATTCTAGTCAGAGTGAATCGTGTGATGGATCCAGTTTAGATAAAGATGATTCAAATTATATGACATCTGAAGACAGTGTTGATTTTAATGTGATTTGGAAAATCCACGGAAGATATGATGTCTCGTTGGATTGAAGAGGTTTATTGCATCTTTCATGTCTATTTTAGattcaatgtgtaaagtataatgttgtgatactgcacattcagtggtagattcagtgtgtaaagtataatgtgatactacacattcagtgtgtaaagtataatgttgtgatactacacattcagtggtagattcagtgtgtaaagtataatgttgtgatactacacattcagtggtagattcagtgtgtaaagtataatgttgtgatactacacattcagtgg
Proteins encoded in this window:
- the LOC143251785 gene encoding uncharacterized protein LOC143251785, translated to MSAFLVNLVSLPVNDKMMGNFVKLVLELPVETFSSALQQRKLTVLQQNLIGPKIWRKENLKDDSSEDGFPVMPEDKQLMSEILEHTLMEEDKKIVQPPRKMHRPTYIRPSTRKYSEFNHFGKFQTVWNQPFDELPVRTDDRIQTVEDSWTQGEGECSSDDEPDFWVRFHRNTPWFTRQLSPIFSHGFRTHMDPLLEEYKEVFSDGESSTDSGVDVSTWSYCFPIHKGPQTLVSSYKHSSQSESCDGSSLDKDDSNYMTSEDSVDFNVIWKIHGRYDVSLD